The Methanothrix soehngenii GP6 genome has a window encoding:
- a CDS encoding formylmethanofuran dehydrogenase subunit A produces MAANSTKTMIIKNGYLFDPLNAIDGEVKDIFIREGKVVSSLSGPEAKDATVIDARGKTVMPGGVDAHSHVAGTKVNAGRLMRPEDHYKSVRKKTDITHSGSGYTVPSVYKQGYDYAAMGYTTVFEAAMPPLEARHTHEEMRATPILDMGAYMVFGNNWFVMRYLKDGDIEKAAAYVAWMMRTHKAYGIKCVNPAGVENWGWAKNVKGLDEPNIHFEVTSREIIRGLAEVNELLGLPMSLHLHANNLGHPGNWETARDSLMITSSLEPNSKTELEWAQTRESAKRKQTVYLAHAQFNSYGGSSWRDFCSGAPDLAKYINQTENVVIDSGSVPFGPATTMTGDGPAQHDLYMLTGQKWSNCDIEMECGSGVLSLMYLKSSPVHATMWAIGLEVLLLIDDPWKTIMTTDHPNGGLFSQYPQVIAWLMSRKARDDTAKECHKWAYDKSSLGGVDREMSLYDIAILTRANSARTIGMAHRKGHLGVGADGDVTIYDIDPGDLNVNDPSYIVSRFSRPDLTIKDGQIVARKGEIVYVPEGRRYYCQPHMDEDVEKEMMRDVRDWFKYYTVGFANYPVPDKYLKNPVPIPVNMPMEAVVRR; encoded by the coding sequence ATGGCAGCAAATTCTACCAAGACGATGATCATCAAGAATGGATATCTCTTCGATCCTCTGAATGCAATTGATGGAGAGGTAAAAGACATTTTCATAAGAGAGGGCAAGGTGGTCTCCTCCCTCTCCGGCCCGGAGGCTAAAGATGCCACAGTAATCGATGCCCGGGGAAAGACAGTTATGCCTGGAGGGGTTGACGCCCATTCCCATGTGGCAGGAACCAAGGTCAACGCCGGCCGGCTCATGCGCCCCGAGGATCACTACAAATCCGTCCGCAAGAAGACGGATATCACCCACTCGGGCAGCGGCTACACCGTCCCATCCGTATACAAGCAAGGGTACGACTATGCTGCTATGGGCTATACCACCGTCTTCGAGGCGGCCATGCCACCACTGGAGGCCCGCCATACCCATGAGGAGATGAGGGCCACCCCCATCCTGGATATGGGCGCCTACATGGTCTTTGGCAACAACTGGTTTGTCATGCGCTACCTGAAGGATGGCGACATCGAGAAGGCAGCGGCCTATGTGGCCTGGATGATGAGAACTCACAAGGCCTACGGCATAAAATGCGTCAATCCCGCGGGGGTTGAGAACTGGGGCTGGGCCAAGAACGTGAAAGGCTTGGATGAGCCCAACATCCATTTCGAGGTCACCTCCAGGGAGATCATCCGGGGCCTGGCTGAGGTCAACGAATTGCTGGGCCTTCCCATGTCACTTCACCTGCATGCCAACAACCTGGGCCATCCTGGCAACTGGGAGACAGCCCGAGATTCGCTGATGATCACCTCCTCTCTGGAACCGAACAGCAAGACGGAATTGGAATGGGCCCAGACACGTGAGAGCGCCAAAAGAAAACAGACCGTCTACCTGGCTCATGCTCAGTTCAACAGCTATGGAGGATCTTCATGGAGGGACTTCTGCTCCGGCGCTCCCGATCTGGCCAAATACATCAACCAGACGGAGAACGTGGTCATAGACAGCGGCTCAGTCCCCTTTGGCCCGGCTACCACCATGACCGGCGACGGCCCGGCCCAGCATGACCTCTACATGTTGACCGGCCAGAAGTGGTCCAACTGCGACATAGAGATGGAATGCGGCTCCGGAGTCCTCTCCTTGATGTACCTCAAGAGCAGCCCGGTCCATGCCACCATGTGGGCCATAGGCCTGGAGGTGCTCCTGCTGATCGATGATCCCTGGAAGACGATCATGACCACCGACCATCCCAACGGAGGCCTGTTCAGCCAGTATCCTCAGGTGATCGCCTGGCTCATGTCCAGGAAAGCTAGGGACGATACCGCCAAGGAGTGCCACAAATGGGCTTATGATAAGTCCAGCCTGGGCGGGGTGGACCGGGAGATGAGCCTTTATGATATTGCCATCCTCACCAGAGCCAACTCTGCCCGAACCATAGGCATGGCCCACCGCAAAGGCCACCTGGGAGTGGGCGCAGACGGCGATGTGACCATCTATGATATCGATCCTGGGGATCTGAATGTCAACGATCCATCGTATATCGTCTCCCGGTTCAGTCGGCCTGATCTCACCATTAAGGATGGCCAGATCGTCGCCCGGAAGGGAGAGATCGTCTATGTGCCCGAGGGCCGGAGATATTACTGCCAGCCCCATATGGACGAAGATGTGGAAAAAGAGATGATGAGGGATGTTCGGGACTGGTTCAAATACTATACAGTTGGCTTTGCCAACTATCCCGTCCCCGATAAGTACCTGAAAAACCCGGTCCCAATACCGGTCAACATGCCCATGGAGGCAGTGGTGAGGAGGTAG
- a CDS encoding 4Fe-4S binding protein: MFTKTFLTHSCLNRCPEGRVKMREVLLESREDRAQFYLPDRCIGCGTCVQVCPKGELIIGSVGAVVRGLIDKDFIEKRMSGACAFCALCSRVCPTGALEFRKNGIAEMDNSYLSVAIKSTVVDSEKCVHCGLCCDVCPQACIELEDRHLAEDGSLKVGGRTIIDLERCVHCGWCASVCPTGAISFEKPFAGTFSRDDNVCQACKTCVHTCPANALFNREWKAGERGEKVSHRPDACIYCGACAQACPVRAIVVSKTAIIPEMKGKGAFEKKLALPLPRPTLTSCLETDEIACLGCGNCVIACPVNALSDPYLAAGHLNELEIKPLLEVRDGTVKVVDQEVCGSCATCSMICPADAIRLVPREVV, encoded by the coding sequence ATTTTTACGAAAACATTCTTAACCCATTCCTGCCTAAATCGATGCCCAGAAGGCAGGGTTAAGATGAGAGAGGTATTGCTGGAATCCCGAGAAGACAGAGCGCAGTTTTATCTGCCGGACAGGTGCATCGGCTGCGGAACCTGCGTTCAGGTCTGCCCCAAAGGGGAGCTGATCATTGGATCGGTTGGAGCTGTGGTCCGCGGCCTGATCGACAAGGACTTCATTGAGAAGAGAATGAGCGGGGCCTGTGCCTTCTGTGCGCTATGCTCCCGGGTCTGTCCCACTGGCGCCCTGGAGTTCAGAAAGAATGGCATTGCAGAGATGGATAATTCCTATCTCAGCGTCGCGATCAAGTCCACCGTCGTCGACAGCGAGAAGTGCGTTCACTGCGGCCTGTGCTGCGATGTCTGCCCCCAGGCCTGCATTGAGCTAGAGGACAGGCATCTGGCAGAGGACGGCAGCCTCAAGGTCGGCGGCCGGACGATAATTGACCTGGAGCGCTGTGTGCATTGCGGCTGGTGCGCCTCGGTCTGCCCGACGGGGGCTATATCCTTTGAAAAACCCTTCGCCGGGACCTTCAGCCGTGACGATAACGTCTGCCAGGCCTGCAAGACATGCGTTCACACCTGTCCTGCCAATGCCCTGTTCAACCGGGAATGGAAGGCGGGGGAGAGGGGAGAGAAGGTCAGCCACCGGCCTGATGCCTGCATATACTGCGGAGCATGTGCCCAGGCCTGTCCGGTGCGAGCGATTGTGGTTTCCAAGACCGCTATCATCCCGGAGATGAAGGGCAAAGGAGCCTTTGAGAAGAAGCTCGCCCTTCCTCTTCCCAGGCCCACTCTCACCTCTTGCCTGGAGACGGATGAGATTGCGTGTTTGGGCTGCGGAAACTGCGTCATCGCCTGCCCGGTCAATGCCCTTTCCGATCCATATCTTGCCGCCGGCCATCTGAACGAGCTGGAAATAAAACCCCTCCTGGAGGTCAGAGATGGCACAGTCAAGGTGGTCGATCAGGAAGTCTGCGGCTCATGCGCCACCTGCAGCATGATCTGCCCGGCAGATGCGATCCGGTTGGTTCCCAGAGAGGTGGTCTGA
- a CDS encoding MoaD/ThiS family protein: protein MQIYMPDGSRVELAAKDRLIEEILKELKINSEEVIVTLNGRIVAEEETAGGSDELKIFRIVHGG from the coding sequence ATGCAGATCTATATGCCGGATGGGAGCAGAGTGGAATTGGCAGCGAAAGACCGTCTCATTGAGGAAATATTAAAGGAGCTGAAGATAAACTCTGAGGAAGTAATAGTGACTTTGAACGGCAGAATAGTGGCGGAAGAGGAGACTGCTGGCGGCTCAGATGAGTTGAAGATATTTAGAATAGTGCATGGCGGATAG
- a CDS encoding HesA/MoeB/ThiF family protein — MLSDAERERYSRQIRLFAEEGQERLKKKRVFIAGAGGLGSVISLYMAASGFGRIRIADCDSVDLSNLNRQILHGSLDLGRSKAQSALETLSDINPEGEIEALQEKISAENINALVQGCDMIMDAMDNFPARYLLNHAALERRIPLFHGAISGFQGQATTILPGRTACLRCIFPRAPPAQESPALGSTCGVIGSIQVNEAIKFALGRGELLKNRLLLWDGLSSTLEEVSCEKSMSCMECGSI, encoded by the coding sequence ATGCTGAGCGATGCCGAAAGGGAGAGGTACTCCCGTCAGATCCGCCTCTTTGCTGAGGAGGGCCAGGAGAGGCTGAAGAAAAAGAGAGTCTTCATAGCAGGAGCAGGTGGTCTGGGCTCTGTCATCTCATTATACATGGCGGCCTCGGGCTTTGGCAGGATTCGCATAGCGGACTGTGATTCAGTTGACCTGAGCAACCTCAACCGACAGATCCTTCATGGCAGCCTGGACCTGGGCCGGAGCAAGGCCCAGTCAGCTCTGGAGACTCTGAGCGATATCAACCCGGAGGGAGAGATCGAAGCCCTGCAGGAGAAAATCTCCGCGGAGAACATCAATGCACTGGTGCAGGGCTGTGACATGATCATGGACGCAATGGACAACTTTCCGGCCAGGTATCTGCTGAACCATGCCGCTTTAGAGAGAAGGATTCCCCTCTTTCACGGCGCCATCAGCGGATTTCAGGGGCAGGCAACGACAATATTGCCAGGGAGGACTGCCTGTCTGCGCTGCATCTTTCCCCGCGCTCCGCCGGCACAGGAGTCTCCTGCCCTGGGCTCGACCTGCGGGGTCATCGGCTCCATTCAGGTTAATGAAGCCATAAAGTTCGCCCTTGGCAGAGGCGAGCTTCTGAAAAACCGCCTTCTCCTCTGGGACGGTCTCTCTTCCACCCTGGAGGAGGTTTCCTGTGAGAAGAGCATGAGCTGCATGGAATGCGGATCCATCTAG
- a CDS encoding DUF1890 domain-containing protein, whose translation MTEGKKALLVMGCPEVPVQISIVIYLAHKLKKEGWDVTVAGTNAPIKLLKTADPEGYYVQKTADLDWIIQEIVEKKMDFDACFAFMHSDAGMAYGATFSAISKAVHYAVVFGKNAEALGESIDYPTEKIVAKATHNPGPLKSKIDKVII comes from the coding sequence ATGACCGAAGGCAAGAAGGCGCTGTTGGTGATGGGCTGCCCGGAGGTGCCGGTGCAGATCAGCATTGTGATCTATCTCGCCCATAAGCTAAAGAAAGAGGGCTGGGATGTCACTGTGGCGGGAACAAATGCCCCAATCAAGCTGCTCAAGACAGCAGATCCTGAGGGCTATTATGTGCAGAAGACGGCGGACCTGGACTGGATCATACAGGAGATCGTGGAGAAGAAGATGGACTTCGACGCCTGCTTTGCTTTCATGCACAGCGATGCCGGCATGGCATATGGGGCCACTTTCAGCGCCATATCCAAAGCCGTGCATTATGCGGTCGTCTTCGGCAAGAATGCAGAGGCGCTTGGTGAGAGCATAGATTATCCGACGGAGAAGATCGTGGCCAAGGCGACCCATAATCCTGGGCCTCTGAAGAGCAAGATAGACAAGGTGATCATTTGA
- a CDS encoding DUF1894 domain-containing protein has product MSCIEQMKYKLYLERTSFKEAREFIEKNSEEVYYVEPGYRIFKDYFIIGVPPVALGIRGDEVLFTYVKPCHGTFVMGVDSSEEIARLREKEEKKIKKTLKEGQKQGSEKDRTEADTKTSIISYGDVYKNK; this is encoded by the coding sequence TTGAGCTGCATTGAGCAGATGAAGTACAAGCTGTACCTGGAGAGGACCTCATTTAAAGAGGCGCGGGAGTTTATAGAGAAGAACTCTGAGGAGGTCTACTACGTCGAGCCAGGATACAGGATCTTCAAGGACTATTTCATAATTGGCGTGCCGCCGGTGGCATTGGGGATAAGGGGGGATGAGGTTCTCTTCACCTATGTCAAACCCTGCCACGGCACATTCGTTATGGGTGTAGATTCTTCTGAGGAGATCGCCCGGCTGAGGGAGAAAGAGGAGAAGAAGATCAAGAAGACGCTGAAAGAAGGTCAGAAGCAAGGTTCAGAAAAGGACAGGACAGAGGCAGATACAAAAACATCTATCATCAGCTATGGTGATGTCTATAAAAATAAATGA
- a CDS encoding MoaD/ThiS family protein: MLVKVRAFAQFREILGKEMDMNIPEGSTVLSLLRSIGASSPAFREQAFSGSGGPNDYILLMINRKRIDPLNDLSIPLNDGDELAILPPVAGG; this comes from the coding sequence ATGCTGGTAAAGGTCAGGGCATTCGCCCAATTTCGAGAGATCCTGGGAAAGGAGATGGATATGAATATCCCGGAGGGCTCGACTGTTCTTTCCCTGCTGAGGAGCATTGGAGCATCCTCTCCTGCCTTCAGGGAGCAGGCCTTTTCTGGCTCTGGGGGGCCCAATGACTATATCCTTTTAATGATCAATAGGAAGAGGATTGATCCATTGAATGATCTTTCCATTCCTCTGAACGATGGCGATGAGCTGGCCATATTACCGCCGGTCGCAGGAGGTTGA
- a CDS encoding molybdenum cofactor biosynthesis protein MoaE, with amino-acid sequence MFKITAEEISIEEMIQRAKREDSGATVAFLGTVRDDGIQMMEVEAFTEAAEAELEQIRLEAIERFGLTSVQIAHRTGRLAVGESIVAIVCTAAHRAEAFDGCRYIIDELKKRASIWKKEIGENVERWVGQG; translated from the coding sequence TTGTTCAAGATCACTGCAGAGGAGATCTCTATAGAGGAGATGATCCAGAGGGCGAAGAGGGAGGATTCCGGTGCCACGGTCGCATTCCTGGGAACGGTCAGGGACGACGGCATCCAGATGATGGAGGTAGAGGCGTTCACTGAGGCGGCTGAAGCCGAGCTTGAGCAGATACGCCTTGAGGCCATTGAACGATTCGGCCTCACATCGGTGCAGATCGCCCACCGCACCGGCAGGCTGGCGGTAGGGGAGAGCATCGTAGCCATAGTCTGCACTGCAGCTCATAGAGCTGAGGCTTTCGATGGGTGCAGATACATCATCGATGAGCTGAAAAAGAGAGCCTCTATCTGGAAGAAGGAGATCGGAGAGAATGTCGAGCGATGGGTGGGACAGGGCTAA
- the cutA gene encoding divalent-cation tolerance protein CutA produces the protein MSSDGWDRANDQIMGNKGNQDKTLGNGHRVVLCTASPDNGEMIAKSLIKEHLAACVNISSVNSCYLWEGKLNLDREALLIIKTEQTRIKEMISRIRELHSYELPEIIVLPIIDGYQPYLDWISQSVDGSS, from the coding sequence ATGTCGAGCGATGGGTGGGACAGGGCTAACGATCAGATTATGGGCAATAAAGGGAATCAAGACAAAACACTGGGTAATGGCCACAGAGTGGTGCTCTGCACCGCTTCTCCCGATAATGGCGAGATGATAGCAAAATCGCTGATAAAAGAGCATCTGGCAGCTTGCGTTAACATCTCAAGTGTCAATTCTTGCTATTTATGGGAGGGCAAGCTCAACCTGGATCGCGAGGCTCTATTGATCATAAAGACGGAGCAGACCAGGATTAAAGAGATGATATCGAGGATCAGAGAGCTGCACAGCTATGAGCTTCCCGAGATCATCGTCCTCCCGATAATCGACGGCTATCAGCCATATCTTGACTGGATATCGCAATCTGTAGACGGCTCCAGCTAG
- a CDS encoding alpha/beta fold hydrolase, protein MTRMALYPEAMDARINIDDGGRGGLPVVFVHSLAGNASQWSMQLDHLRKERRAVAFDMRGHGLSDPSSDGDYWVETLAKDIGIVARSLDLERFVLVGHSLGGSASIAYAGENPHRVRGLLLVDPSGDGRMLPNEIIEPFLAALQSDDYLRTIRDYWQTLLVGSSQVVAERVMNDLYATPKDVVAGAFRDSLLFDPVSMLQRYSGPKLSVISHLNDAPYSLHNLVSDLPFIKISGTGHWLQMDQPDEFNWILDQFLHSVEGGGKWPEDGGR, encoded by the coding sequence ATGACTAGGATGGCTCTTTATCCAGAGGCTATGGACGCCAGGATCAACATCGATGACGGTGGAAGGGGTGGATTGCCGGTGGTATTTGTCCATTCCCTTGCTGGAAATGCATCCCAATGGTCCATGCAGCTCGATCACCTCCGGAAGGAGCGAAGGGCGGTGGCCTTTGACATGCGGGGGCATGGCCTGTCCGATCCGTCATCCGATGGCGACTACTGGGTGGAGACTCTGGCCAAGGATATCGGTATTGTGGCACGGTCCCTGGATCTGGAGCGGTTCGTCCTGGTAGGGCACAGCCTTGGTGGCTCGGCTTCAATTGCCTATGCAGGTGAGAATCCCCATAGAGTCAGAGGCTTATTGCTTGTCGATCCATCCGGTGATGGAAGAATGTTGCCCAACGAGATAATAGAGCCGTTTCTAGCTGCGCTGCAGTCCGATGATTATCTGCGCACTATCAGGGATTACTGGCAGACGTTGCTGGTTGGGTCCAGCCAGGTGGTTGCAGAGAGGGTTATGAACGATCTGTATGCCACCCCGAAAGACGTGGTTGCAGGTGCCTTCAGGGATAGCCTCTTATTCGATCCGGTCTCCATGCTCCAGCGTTATTCAGGGCCAAAGCTCTCTGTTATAAGCCACCTGAATGATGCCCCCTACAGCCTTCATAATCTTGTTTCTGATCTTCCTTTCATAAAAATATCAGGCACCGGACACTGGCTGCAGATGGACCAGCCTGACGAGTTTAACTGGATTCTCGATCAGTTCCTCCACTCAGTGGAAGGCGGGGGAAAATGGCCGGAGGATGGCGGAAGATGA
- a CDS encoding pyrroline-5-carboxylate reductase family protein: MAGGWRKMTAYGIIGTGHMGSMLAEEFIRRGAINREELWVSNRSQEKAQKLARKLGVRAADNLKVAERSDVLFLCVRPVDLKGVIAETSELLTPEKLIVSVAVDFSLRQLESLCRARAARAIPSVASGKGLGVTLLVLGSGASEDDRSLVFRLFGSIGWPVEVAEEQLEVLSDLTSSGPAYISAILREFALEASMRGAGVDKDLAEQLIKKTLIGTAALLEDESFDDLIAMVATRGGITEEGAKVIEALSPEMFRQLFSATSAKHRLVKDRIGNVEE; the protein is encoded by the coding sequence ATGGCCGGAGGATGGCGGAAGATGACCGCATACGGCATCATTGGCACCGGCCACATGGGAAGCATGCTGGCAGAAGAATTTATTCGCAGGGGAGCGATCAATAGAGAGGAGCTCTGGGTGAGCAATCGCAGCCAAGAGAAGGCCCAAAAACTGGCAAGAAAGCTGGGAGTGCGAGCTGCAGATAACCTGAAGGTGGCGGAAAGGTCGGATGTTCTATTCCTGTGCGTGCGGCCTGTGGACCTCAAAGGGGTAATAGCTGAGACTAGTGAGCTGCTCACCCCGGAAAAGCTGATCGTATCGGTGGCAGTGGACTTTTCCCTCCGGCAGCTGGAGAGCCTATGCCGGGCCAGGGCGGCCCGGGCCATTCCCAGCGTCGCCAGCGGTAAAGGACTGGGAGTCACCCTTCTCGTCCTGGGAAGCGGTGCCTCAGAGGATGATAGATCTCTAGTCTTTCGGCTCTTCGGGTCCATTGGCTGGCCGGTGGAGGTGGCAGAGGAGCAGCTGGAGGTGCTATCCGATCTCACCAGCAGCGGGCCCGCGTATATATCTGCCATCCTCAGGGAGTTCGCCCTGGAAGCCTCTATGCGGGGTGCAGGGGTGGATAAAGATCTGGCTGAGCAGTTGATCAAAAAGACACTGATTGGGACTGCGGCTCTCTTGGAGGATGAGAGCTTTGATGATCTGATTGCGATGGTGGCGACCAGGGGAGGGATAACTGAGGAGGGCGCAAAAGTGATCGAGGCCCTATCGCCGGAGATGTTCCGCCAGCTCTTTTCGGCGACCTCTGCCAAGCATCGGCTGGTAAAGGATAGGATAGGCAATGTGGAAGAATAG
- a CDS encoding CDC48 family AAA ATPase, which translates to MAGDITLKVIEARPTDVGRGIARVDPQVLNDMGWQAGDVVSIQGKKKTAALVWPGYPEDTGHGVVRLDGNTRRNAGVSIDDKVPLKIAQATPAEVVLFAPTVPLRITGGEEYLKRYMEGRVITRGDIIEISVMGRKIELMATRVAPPKEGTVIGERTRIDITDKPAKEEKVGPRVTYEDIGGLSAEIKKVREMIELPMKHPELFERLGVEAPKGVLLYGPPGTGKTLLAKALASETNAHFETLSGPEIMSKYYGESEEKLRQLFKTAEEQAPSIILIDEIDSIAPKREEVTGEVERRVVAQLLALMDGMETRGKVVVIAATNRPDSIDPALRRPGRFDREIEIGVPNRQSRLEVLQIHTRGMPLAKDVNQEKFADVTHGFVGADLAALAREAAMRAIRRVLPEIDLEVESIPVETLNKIEVNNEDFLAALREMEPSAMREVMVESPNVHWDEIGGLAEVKQQLIESVEWPLTYARLFEHMDAKPPRGILLYGPPGTGKTMLAKAVATESQANFISIKGPEFLSKWVGESEKAVRETFRKARQAAPSVVFLDEIDSIAPSRGGMSSDSHVTERVISQILTELDGLESLNDVMVIAATNRPDIIDAALLRPGRFDRLIEISLPDEEARREILKIHTSKKPLADDIDLDDIAKRTDKFSGADLGAVVNEAVMLAIREYVLSGQCKADEEICEYKVSKKHFEEALKKVTPTAIELDLYKRFASGKAA; encoded by the coding sequence ATGGCAGGAGATATCACGCTTAAGGTAATTGAAGCCCGTCCCACTGATGTGGGAAGGGGCATCGCCCGGGTTGACCCGCAGGTATTGAACGATATGGGCTGGCAGGCAGGCGATGTAGTCAGCATTCAGGGAAAGAAGAAGACTGCGGCTTTGGTCTGGCCTGGATACCCTGAGGACACTGGCCATGGCGTCGTGCGCCTGGATGGAAACACCCGCCGAAATGCTGGAGTTAGCATCGACGACAAAGTACCCCTGAAGATCGCTCAGGCCACTCCCGCAGAGGTTGTGCTTTTCGCTCCCACCGTTCCCCTTCGGATCACCGGCGGGGAGGAGTATCTTAAGAGGTATATGGAAGGGCGGGTCATCACCCGTGGGGACATAATTGAGATCTCTGTGATGGGCAGAAAGATAGAGCTCATGGCCACCCGGGTCGCTCCCCCCAAGGAAGGAACGGTGATTGGCGAGCGGACGAGGATCGATATCACCGATAAGCCGGCCAAGGAGGAGAAGGTCGGACCGCGGGTCACCTATGAGGACATCGGCGGCCTCTCTGCAGAGATCAAGAAGGTCAGGGAGATGATTGAGCTTCCCATGAAGCACCCTGAGCTCTTCGAGCGGCTGGGGGTTGAGGCTCCCAAAGGCGTTCTGCTCTATGGTCCGCCTGGCACGGGCAAGACTCTGCTGGCAAAAGCACTGGCCTCAGAGACCAATGCCCACTTCGAGACCCTGAGCGGCCCGGAGATCATGTCCAAGTACTATGGCGAGTCGGAGGAGAAGCTCCGCCAGCTGTTCAAGACGGCAGAAGAGCAGGCACCTTCGATCATCCTCATCGATGAGATCGACTCCATCGCCCCCAAGAGAGAAGAGGTAACGGGCGAGGTGGAGCGCCGGGTGGTAGCTCAGCTTCTGGCTCTGATGGACGGCATGGAGACGCGCGGAAAAGTGGTGGTCATCGCTGCTACCAACCGGCCGGACTCCATCGATCCAGCCCTGCGCAGGCCGGGAAGGTTCGACCGGGAGATTGAGATCGGGGTTCCCAACAGGCAGTCGCGCCTGGAGGTACTGCAGATCCACACCAGAGGAATGCCCCTGGCCAAGGACGTGAACCAGGAGAAGTTCGCTGATGTAACCCACGGATTCGTGGGAGCGGATCTCGCTGCTCTGGCCAGGGAGGCGGCTATGCGCGCCATCCGCCGGGTGCTGCCGGAGATCGACCTGGAGGTCGAGTCCATACCGGTGGAGACGCTCAATAAGATCGAGGTCAACAACGAGGACTTCCTGGCAGCCCTGCGGGAGATGGAGCCTTCGGCCATGCGTGAGGTGATGGTCGAGTCCCCCAATGTGCATTGGGATGAGATCGGCGGACTGGCTGAGGTCAAGCAGCAGCTGATAGAGTCTGTGGAGTGGCCCCTTACCTATGCCAGGCTCTTCGAGCACATGGACGCCAAGCCGCCCAGAGGAATCCTGCTCTACGGCCCGCCTGGAACGGGCAAGACCATGCTCGCCAAAGCGGTAGCCACGGAGAGCCAGGCCAACTTCATCAGCATCAAAGGCCCGGAGTTCCTGAGCAAGTGGGTGGGCGAGTCGGAGAAGGCAGTGAGAGAGACGTTCCGCAAGGCCAGGCAGGCTGCACCCTCGGTGGTCTTCCTGGATGAGATCGACTCCATCGCTCCCTCCCGTGGAGGGATGAGCAGTGACTCTCATGTCACCGAGAGGGTGATCTCTCAGATCCTGACTGAACTGGATGGCCTGGAGTCCCTGAACGACGTGATGGTGATCGCGGCCACCAACCGGCCGGATATCATCGATGCCGCTCTGCTCCGTCCCGGAAGGTTCGACCGGCTGATCGAGATCAGCTTACCGGATGAGGAGGCCAGAAGGGAGATCTTGAAGATCCACACCTCGAAAAAGCCCCTGGCGGATGACATCGACCTGGATGATATTGCCAAGAGGACAGACAAGTTCTCAGGCGCAGATCTTGGTGCGGTGGTCAATGAGGCGGTTATGCTCGCCATCCGTGAGTATGTCCTGAGCGGCCAGTGCAAGGCGGACGAGGAGATCTGCGAGTATAAGGTTTCCAAGAAGCATTTCGAAGAGGCCTTAAAGAAGGTCACGCCTACGGCTATAGAGCTGGACCTGTACAAGAGATTCGCATCCGGCAAAGCGGCTTGA
- a CDS encoding HhH-GDP family DNA glycosylase, whose translation MFEAVSVLFRASYQEPLWGKYCSHLGNTIDAVCIFFRGYAFEHQGRSPSYPPAAVKAIKKSEDNHDSPQDIWKNFGNSLRNKGLNKDINPLYHDDNSCNTNEMCIWCALGSENIVSASKEDLNKDQIKAAHDRLKRIRGVGNKIASLFLRDVAVNYNLTPIKDRWLLQPVDIWIRRIVQSLNNSSEMDNRAIAEWIVDRCKECNINPERCNQGMWYFAARIAGSDFELEQSLQDMNYARNLLKNHISVLKTSSSAAIELESQLNNWLFAELCG comes from the coding sequence ATGTTCGAGGCCGTTTCAGTCCTCTTTAGAGCTTCCTATCAAGAGCCATTGTGGGGGAAGTATTGCAGCCATCTGGGGAATACCATTGATGCAGTATGTATATTTTTTAGAGGATATGCTTTTGAGCATCAGGGCAGAAGCCCTTCCTATCCGCCCGCTGCTGTAAAAGCAATAAAGAAGTCTGAAGATAACCATGATTCTCCCCAAGATATATGGAAAAATTTTGGTAATTCTCTCCGCAATAAAGGATTAAATAAAGATATAAATCCTTTGTATCACGATGATAACTCATGCAATACTAATGAAATGTGTATTTGGTGTGCGTTAGGTTCTGAAAACATAGTCTCTGCATCGAAGGAAGATTTGAATAAAGATCAGATCAAAGCGGCTCATGATCGATTGAAAAGAATACGTGGAGTAGGAAATAAGATTGCATCGCTCTTTCTGCGTGATGTCGCTGTGAATTATAATTTGACGCCTATCAAGGATAGATGGCTTTTGCAGCCAGTAGATATCTGGATTCGCAGAATAGTTCAGTCATTGAATAATTCGAGCGAAATGGATAATAGAGCAATTGCAGAATGGATTGTTGATCGTTGTAAGGAGTGCAATATTAATCCAGAACGATGCAATCAAGGCATGTGGTACTTTGCGGCCAGAATTGCAGGATCGGATTTCGAATTGGAGCAATCCTTGCAGGATATGAATTATGCCAGAAACCTTCTGAAAAATCATATTTCAGTTCTAAAGACATCATCATCAGCTGCTATTGAACTTGAGTCACAACTAAATAATTGGCTTTTCGCTGAATTGTGTGGGTGA